One window of Nicotiana tomentosiformis chromosome 11, ASM39032v3, whole genome shotgun sequence genomic DNA carries:
- the LOC138901185 gene encoding secreted RxLR effector protein 161-like, which yields MEDSEEIGTLIATTTKLDIDQHGSSVYQKLYRGMIGSLLYLTASKPNIVFSVGLCARFQANPKESHFTVVNRILRYLEGTTYLYIWYPKGSNFNLVGYADNDYAGFLLDRKRTSEQVKSGPKVTSEVTSEVTANLETRFVLVGNVVGVETADSA from the exons atggaagattccgaAGAAATTGGCACTCTTAtagcaacaaccacaaaattggatataGATCAACATGGTTCATCTGTttatcagaagttgtataggggaatgattggctctttgttatatctcactgctagcaaACCCAatattgttttcagtgtaggcctttgtgcgagatttcaggcaaatccaaaggagtctcactttaCTGTTGTCAATAGAATCTTGAGATACCTAGAAGGAACCACTTACCTCTAtatatggtatccaaaaggtagtaattttaacttagtgggatatgctgataatgattatgcaggttttcttttGGATAGAAAGAgaacctcag AGCAAGTAAAATCTGGTCCTAAAGTTACATCTGAAGTAACTTCTGAGGTTACAGCAAATCTGGAAACTAGATTTGTTCTGGTAGGAAATGTGGTTGGGGTAGAGACTGCTGATTCTGCGtaa